The Geomonas ferrireducens genome includes a window with the following:
- a CDS encoding endonuclease/exonuclease/phosphatase family protein — protein MSKTISVMTYNVHSCIGTDGKLSPLRIAEVIDQCNADIVALQELDAGLQRTQMIDQAHLIAMTLEMSFHFHSSIHLQEGGYGNAILSRGSVQLIKAAPVPTDPLHPSFERRGAIWAQVDLRGHSVQVLATHFGLNRGERVRQARSITGHEWLDHPECRHPAILCGDFNAMAGSHVYRLLTQHMHDVQRGVKGRFPRGTWPSQLPFMRIDHMFVTRDLKVRDVSVPKTPLTRVASDHLPLVVTLELP, from the coding sequence ATGTCGAAAACGATCTCGGTAATGACCTACAACGTCCATAGTTGCATCGGTACCGACGGAAAGCTCTCGCCACTGCGCATCGCCGAGGTGATCGACCAGTGCAATGCGGACATCGTCGCCCTGCAGGAGCTCGACGCGGGGCTGCAGCGCACCCAGATGATCGACCAGGCCCACCTCATCGCCATGACGCTGGAGATGTCCTTTCACTTCCACTCCTCGATCCACCTGCAGGAAGGGGGCTACGGCAACGCCATTCTGAGCCGTGGCAGCGTCCAACTGATCAAGGCGGCCCCCGTCCCCACCGACCCGCTGCACCCCTCCTTCGAACGGCGCGGCGCGATCTGGGCCCAGGTCGACCTGCGCGGCCACAGCGTGCAGGTCCTGGCCACCCATTTCGGGCTGAACCGGGGCGAGCGCGTCCGGCAGGCCCGCAGCATCACCGGCCACGAATGGCTCGACCACCCCGAGTGCCGTCATCCCGCCATCCTCTGCGGCGATTTCAACGCCATGGCCGGATCCCACGTCTATCGCCTGCTGACCCAACACATGCACGACGTCCAGCGCGGCGTGAAAGGGCGCTTCCCCAGAGGAACCTGGCCGTCGCAACTCCCCTTCATGCGCATCGACCACATGTTCGTCACCCGTGACCTCAAGGTGCGCGACGTTTCGGTCCCGAAAACCCCTCTCACCAGGGTCGCCTCCGATCATCTGCCGCTCGTGGTCACACTGGAGCTGCCATGA